The genomic DNA AGTGTTCAAATCCAGTCCCTGTCGTCCGAGGAGATTGACTTCACAGAAGAGATACGCATGTTTGAGGACCAGGACATGCAAAATCTCTGGCACCGAAGCCGCCAAGAGGATAAGCTTTATCAGGAGCTCACTACGCTGGTAGCAAACAAGGAGCGGAACCTCCCTACCAAACTTCAGAAGGAGAAGTCAGCGAGTATAGCAGAATGCACCCTAGACGAGAGAGGCCTGTTGCGATTTCGAGACCGGATATGGATCCCTGACTGCGAACCACTTCGCACACGAATTATTCAAAATATTCACGACTCGCATATCACCGGCCATCCTGGACGAGATCTTACCTACTCAATCTTATCAAGGCAGTTCTTCTGGTCAGGTGTAGCAAGCGACGTGCGACGCTTTGTCCGTAACTGCGAGATTTGCGGGAGGAATACGATATGGAGAGAGACAAAGAAGGGCCTCCTTAAACCGCTACCGATCCCAGAACGTATATGGGGAGAACTTTCAATCGATTTTATTACGGACTTGCCGCCATCTGGACGCGATGACGCAACGAACTGCATGGTGGTCACTGATCGGCTGACAAAGGGAGTTGAACTGGAAGGCATGCACGATATCTCGGCAGAAGCAGTAGCACAACGGCTTTTAGAACGGCATTACCCTATTCATGGTATTCCAACGGCAATTACGAGCGATAGAGGACCACAATTCGTCAGCGATCTTTGGAGGCATTTCTGTAAACTCCTCAGCGTTGAGCAACGCCTGTCGACTGCCTATCATCCGCAAACCGATGGTGCAACAGAGCGAATGAACCaagagattgagaagatGATTCGAATCTGGGCCACCTACACGCAAGAAAATTGGCTAGCACTTTTACCTATCGTTATGGGAGCAATCAACAATCGCGAGGCCTCATCTACTGGCCTAAGCCCCTTCTATTTTATGCACGGATATCACAATGAACCCATTCAGCTGGTAGAGGATCGAACTATTCAGGACCGACCAAAGAGAGACGGCGAAGCACTGGCAGAAGGCTTCCTTAAAAGACTCCAAGACGCAACAGAGTGGGCCCAAGCTGCGATCGCGATAACACAAGAGAAACAGCAACATCAAGCTAACAAGacaagaacagcagcgccCCAATACAAGGAGGGAGACTGGGTGTTTTTGAACCTTAGAAACGTGAAGACAACACGACCTTCCAAGAAGCTAGACTGGTTGCATGGAAAGTACAAAGTCTTGAGGCAGGTCAACTCCCACTCTTATCAACTTGACGTTCCGGGGAAGATCCATCCTGTCTTCCACGTAGACCTGCTTCGCTACGCGCCTAACGACTCTCTCCCATCGCAGAAGGTTGGAGACACTCAGCCAGGGCCTATACTTGTAGATGGAGACGAGCTATGGCTGGTTGAACGTATTCTGGGCGAACGCACAACAAGGCAGGGAGGGAAAGAAATCAAGGAGGCATATGTGAAGTGGGTGGACTATACTGAACCGACATGGGAACCTGCGAGTAACGTACTAAAGACTGACGCTTGGAGGAAATGGAGAAAACTACGCGCTAAAGGGAAAGGAGGGGGGtaatgtaacgggctgagcctcgagtcacatgactaggctgctagcctagtcgcttccccggcaacgtgagggccgtgcgccaacccaaacaaagcaggctcgccgcttgcgtcttaccttctttcttcatcttgactgtaaatagcatctggactaggtagctggaatacagtccctacagaccgttcacacctgtcacgaggacgctaagtcacatgacccacaccgctctatattagccgagctttgtatagttagcaattgacacacttacatgccatgactgagagagtcattctttctcaacacTAATTAATTAAGCTTCGTCTTTTAAGCTTGATTGCTAACTAATCTCTATGCGAGAGGCTTGATTGATGGAACCGTTGGCTTGATTGTAGATTGATCAAGCGCTTGTAAGCcgcttgattgttgacagGTCTGGTTACAACAGGTACGGCGAGGAGGGAGAAGGTGGTGACGCGCATGTTTGGTGTGGGAGCTGTGAAGTTGAGGCTGGTTTTGAGCGACGTAGGAATGTTGGCAAGTAATCGCAATGTGCTTGATCACTGCACTGAGGCTCCATTTATATGTGCTTTCGTGTAGACCTTCCAACAACACTACGGTGTGCGTGTTCCGGCAGACCACCGCTTGACGTGGCTCTTACTGTACGTGAGTTTGCATTTTTAGAAATGTTCGTGATGTCTGCGACGGTATCGTGTTGATTCTGACGTGGTCGTATCGGTTCTGACTGCATGGTCGGTGGGACCGATGTCTGCCGTCTTTGCTCTTCGACTGTCTGTGTTTATGACAGCGCCTGGGCAGAGTGATAGACACAGGCAATGCTGCCTACTAGTCGTTCTACAGGTGGTAGAAAAGCGCGACATGGCTACACCGTGTAGCAGGGGAGAATGGTGATGCCGATGCTGCTCTCCGATGCATCGGCGTCGGTGGTTCTTGGAATCttatgggtgtttctcgaaataccttgagccacctggatctggttggcttggtggccaagaacatcaactcctatagtaatttgttagtaaatcgatgcagccacgctttctaacacccacaacgtatttgaagttcattgtttgctgcgatcgcctctactgactcgcgtttttggtgttgcaattttctcgagcccatctcatcgcgatgccaggcaccggccaccgcttgcagcccgctgttctccaggctatcctcgaccgaattgctgcctgcgaaagtgatcgagccatctctagagctacaggtgcgagccgtaacacagtagcaaagctgaggttgagcttagagttttggggcgtgccttatccgccgcgctgcgttcgacttgggcggccatctatactccggcaagctcagcgcgaaggccttcaggcatacctcaatggctcaccgggcgcatacatggatgagatgagggacttcttgtacgacgagtacgacgttaggataagccttgcgagcgtttaccgagagctagagaagatgagatggtctcgcaagcttgcaacaaagcgggcaaaggagcagagtgagccactccgccgcctctatcttgccaggatggcgcaacactataaggcggagcagatcgttgcgttggacgagagcgcctgcaatgagcgtacgggcgaccgcaagtatggctggtctccaatcggggagccggtggagctatcacacagcttcaggcgatcagaacggtggtcgctgctgccagccatgacgatagatggctacataagctataagatctttcaaggcgcgattacatctgagatcctagaagacttcttagagtttcaagtgctgccgttctgcaatcctcacccagggccagcctcagtaatcgtgcttgataacgcctccatccatcgatcagagcgtgtacgggtgctttgccaaagtgctggagtactccttgagtatctgccgccatactcaccagatttcaaccccatcgagaagagctttaagcagctcaaggggtggatgaaaaggaattcagcgcaagcggagaacttcattgactttggggtctttcttgagtatgcagcgcagctggtgtgctgtaatattaactgcagaagctggttccataggtgtggctatccctattaattgtgcttttaaatggatgccacagtacgtttctataggtagatgataccatacaaatgcgaacgattacaccttaatgcgcaacccacaaaagcgatttaataattctaaaaaaataagagctatttctatacatatagaactatcttaggaagttaacctgttataatcgcataacgttgtagtgttgtacatagggctatccaaatagactattgttgcagcgcatttgaaacgcctgaaaaacctcaacactatagcgggcacgggccgctgtcaccaaaaacgctcaggccactaagcttcaagcattctcgccatcatcctccacaacactgctagacggttcaac from Pyrenophora tritici-repentis strain M4 chromosome 8, whole genome shotgun sequence includes the following:
- a CDS encoding DDE-3 multi-domain protein, whose protein sequence is MPGTGHRLQPAVLQAILDRIAACESDRAISRATGASRNTVAKLRLSLEFWGVPYPPRCVRLGRPSILRQAQREGLQAYLNGSPGAYMDEMRDFLYDEYDVRISLASVYRELEKMRWSRKLATKRAKEQSEPLRRLYLARMAQHYKAEQIVALDESACNERTGDRKYGWSPIGEPVELSHSFRRSERWSLLPAMTIDGYISYKIFQGAITSEILEDFLEFQVLPFCNPHPGPASVIVLDNASIHRSERVRVLCQSAGVLLEYLPPYSPDFNPIEKSFKQLKGWMKRNSAQAENFIDFGVFLEYAAQLVCCNINCRSWFHRCGYPY